One Vespula pensylvanica isolate Volc-1 chromosome 14, ASM1446617v1, whole genome shotgun sequence genomic window carries:
- the LOC122634239 gene encoding frizzled-2-like isoform X2 gives MEFFHNHRNRRSDAINAGMNRRSKPMRPLRRTKLLPSRTMTLLLSMLLMAFTLPVARLESAIGSVSNGGGSLSGGGSSSSSSAVSSSGSSSSSSSSSIGVVSGGSSVSGGIPGGVGNSVIGGSGSGGNSGGGVGGGGGGGGGGGGGGGGGGGHSGLGSSSSGNSGNGNGRCEEITIPMCRGIGYNLTAMPNELNHDTQDEAGLEVHQFWPLVEIKCSPDLKFFLCSMYTPICLPEYTKPLPACKSVCERARAGCAPLMQQYGFSWPERMACERLPNYGDPENLCMDQNNRTNNGAGSGGSGNGGGSASNAPMQPVATPTRPTRPSKTMQPARCKPGKNQKNCQHPPGERARDCMCRCRAPLVPLGVGTTGTVIPGQISGSNSGGAGLAGMAASGVIPAPPQADNVRNIIQDIAGVPDCALPCHGAFLTPEERGFAAVWLCLWSGLCAASTLTTVTTFLIDTQRFKYPERPIVFLSACYFVVSLGYLSKNVIGHEEIACDGPALRSGAQGPGACVTVFLMIYFFGMASSVWWVILAFTWFLAAGLKWGNEAIASYSQYFHLAAWLAPTVQTVWAYMAGGVAGDPVAGVCTVAPEGVSTFILAPLFVYLLLGTSFLLAGFVSLFRIRSVIKRQPGAKADKLEKLMIRIGVFSVLYTLPAGAVLTCHIYESVLRDEWLSSLACPCRSRARPLYSVLMLKYFMALAVGITSGVWIWSGKTLDSWRRLWRRLFGGGSGAGVHGGGGAGMVAGVTGVSGGIGSASMKGVVGRVAMPYPAAPGPGSALLPPGSVASASQHHLHHHVLKQPPLSHV, from the coding sequence GCCGGAGTGATGCGATCAACGCGGGAATGAATCGAAGGTCGAAACCGATGAGACCACTTCGACGGACGAAGTTGTTACCAAGCCGGACAATGACGCTCCTCTTATCGATGTTGCTAATGGCGTTTACGCTACCAGTCGCACGTTTAGAATCAGCGATTGGTTCGGTGAGCAACGGCGGGGGTTCGTTATCGGGTGGTggttcgtcgtcttcgtcatcGGCAGTATCTTCTTCGGGAtcttcctcgtcctcgtcgtcctcgtcgatcGGGGTAGTTTCCGGAGGGAGTTCGGTATCCGGAGGTATACCTGGCGGTGTTGGGAACAGCGTGATCGGTGGAAGTGGGAGTGGTGGGAATAGCGGTGGTGGTGTTGGCGGGGGTGGTgggggtggtggtggcggtggcggagGCGGCGGTGGGGGTGGTGGTCATTCCGGACTTGGAAGCAGTAGTAGCGGAAATTCGGGGAACGGAAATGGCCGATGCGAGGAGATCACCATACCGATGTGCCGTGGTATCGGTTACAACTTAACGGCCATGCCAAACGAGCTGAATCACGACACCCAAGACGAAGCTGGCTTGGAGGTTCATCAATTTTGGCCTTTAGTCGAGATCAAGTGTTCCCCGGATTTAAAGTTCTTCCTTTGCTCGATGTATACGCCGATATGCTTGCCCGAGTATACCAAACCTCTGCCAGCATGCAAGAGCGTTTGCGAAAGGGCTCGCGCCGGTTGCGCGCCTCTGATGCAACAGTACGGCTTTTCTTGGCCGGAAAGAATGGCCTGCGAGAGGTTACCGAATTATGGCGACCCGGAGAATCTCTGTATGGATCAAAATAATCGTACGAACAACGGTGCCGGATCGGGGGGAAGCGGGAACGGTGGTGGCTCGGCGAGCAACGCACCCATGCAACCAGTAGCTACACCGACTAGACCAACAAGACCGTCCAAGACAATGCAGCCGGCTCGTTGCAAGCCaggaaaaaatcaaaaaaactGCCAGCACCCCCCGGGGGAAAGGGCGAGGGATTGCATGTGCAGATGCAGGGCACCTCTCGTTCCTCTGGGGGTGGGAACAACGGGCACGGTGATACCCGGCCAGATAAGCGGAAGCAACAGCGGGGGAGCTGGACTGGCCGGCATGGCCGCAAGTGGAGTCATTCCGGCGCCACCTCAGGCGGACAACGTTCGGAACATCATTCAGGATATTGCAGGGGTACCGGATTGCGCCCTACCGTGTCACGGGGCGTTTCTCACCCCCGAAGAGCGAGGGTTCGCGGCCGTGTGGCTGTGCCTGTGGAGCGGCCTATGCGCCGCAAGCACTCTCACGACCGTCACCACGTTTCTGATCGACACCCAGCGCTTCAAGTATCCTGAGAGACCGATAGTCTTCCTCTCGGCGTGTTACTTCGTCGTGTCGCTCGGTTATCTCTCGAAGAACGTGATAGGACACGAGGAGATAGCCTGCGACGGGCCAGCGCTGAGATCGGGAGCACAGGGACCGGGGGCTTGCGTGACCGTCTTCCTAATGATCTATTTCTTCGGCATGGCGTCCTCGGTTTGGTGGGTCATACTGGCGTTCACGTGGTTCCTCGCGGCCGGTCTGAAATGGGGGAACGAGGCGATAGCCTCTTACTCCCAATACTTCCATCTGGCGGCATGGTTAGCGCCGACGGTACAAACGGTCTGGGCGTACATGGCAGGTGGAGTAGCGGGGGATCCGGTGGCCGGAGTATGCACGGTGGCCCCGGAAGGCGTGAGCACGTTCATTCTGGCGCCGCTCTTCGTTTACCTCTTACTGGGAACGAGCTTCCTTTTGGCCGGCTTCGTCAGTCTCTTCAGAATTCGGTCGGTGATAAAACGACAGCCCGGAGCGAAAGCGGACAAGTTGGAGAAACTGATGATACGGATAGGCGTGTTCAGCGTTCTGTATACTCTTCCAGCCGGCGCGGTTCTAACCTGTCACATCTACGAGTCCGTACTACGCGACGAGTGGCTCAGCTCCCTGGCCTGTCCATGTCGGTCTCGAGCAAGGCCCCTCTACTCCGTCCTCATGCTAAAGTACTTCATGGCCCTCGCGGTCGGCATAACGTCGGGCGTATGGATCTGGAGCGGCAAAACTCTCGACAGTTGGCGGCGTCTATGGAGGCGTCTCTTCGGAGGCGGGAGTGGCGCAGGCGTTCACGGAGGCGGTGGCGCCGGTATGGTAGCCGGCGTGACAG
- the LOC122634239 gene encoding frizzled-2-like isoform X1 encodes MHEGTLRVANIWALLSNLGRSDAINAGMNRRSKPMRPLRRTKLLPSRTMTLLLSMLLMAFTLPVARLESAIGSVSNGGGSLSGGGSSSSSSAVSSSGSSSSSSSSSIGVVSGGSSVSGGIPGGVGNSVIGGSGSGGNSGGGVGGGGGGGGGGGGGGGGGGGHSGLGSSSSGNSGNGNGRCEEITIPMCRGIGYNLTAMPNELNHDTQDEAGLEVHQFWPLVEIKCSPDLKFFLCSMYTPICLPEYTKPLPACKSVCERARAGCAPLMQQYGFSWPERMACERLPNYGDPENLCMDQNNRTNNGAGSGGSGNGGGSASNAPMQPVATPTRPTRPSKTMQPARCKPGKNQKNCQHPPGERARDCMCRCRAPLVPLGVGTTGTVIPGQISGSNSGGAGLAGMAASGVIPAPPQADNVRNIIQDIAGVPDCALPCHGAFLTPEERGFAAVWLCLWSGLCAASTLTTVTTFLIDTQRFKYPERPIVFLSACYFVVSLGYLSKNVIGHEEIACDGPALRSGAQGPGACVTVFLMIYFFGMASSVWWVILAFTWFLAAGLKWGNEAIASYSQYFHLAAWLAPTVQTVWAYMAGGVAGDPVAGVCTVAPEGVSTFILAPLFVYLLLGTSFLLAGFVSLFRIRSVIKRQPGAKADKLEKLMIRIGVFSVLYTLPAGAVLTCHIYESVLRDEWLSSLACPCRSRARPLYSVLMLKYFMALAVGITSGVWIWSGKTLDSWRRLWRRLFGGGSGAGVHGGGGAGMVAGVTGVSGGIGSASMKGVVGRVAMPYPAAPGPGSALLPPGSVASASQHHLHHHVLKQPPLSHV; translated from the coding sequence GCCGGAGTGATGCGATCAACGCGGGAATGAATCGAAGGTCGAAACCGATGAGACCACTTCGACGGACGAAGTTGTTACCAAGCCGGACAATGACGCTCCTCTTATCGATGTTGCTAATGGCGTTTACGCTACCAGTCGCACGTTTAGAATCAGCGATTGGTTCGGTGAGCAACGGCGGGGGTTCGTTATCGGGTGGTggttcgtcgtcttcgtcatcGGCAGTATCTTCTTCGGGAtcttcctcgtcctcgtcgtcctcgtcgatcGGGGTAGTTTCCGGAGGGAGTTCGGTATCCGGAGGTATACCTGGCGGTGTTGGGAACAGCGTGATCGGTGGAAGTGGGAGTGGTGGGAATAGCGGTGGTGGTGTTGGCGGGGGTGGTgggggtggtggtggcggtggcggagGCGGCGGTGGGGGTGGTGGTCATTCCGGACTTGGAAGCAGTAGTAGCGGAAATTCGGGGAACGGAAATGGCCGATGCGAGGAGATCACCATACCGATGTGCCGTGGTATCGGTTACAACTTAACGGCCATGCCAAACGAGCTGAATCACGACACCCAAGACGAAGCTGGCTTGGAGGTTCATCAATTTTGGCCTTTAGTCGAGATCAAGTGTTCCCCGGATTTAAAGTTCTTCCTTTGCTCGATGTATACGCCGATATGCTTGCCCGAGTATACCAAACCTCTGCCAGCATGCAAGAGCGTTTGCGAAAGGGCTCGCGCCGGTTGCGCGCCTCTGATGCAACAGTACGGCTTTTCTTGGCCGGAAAGAATGGCCTGCGAGAGGTTACCGAATTATGGCGACCCGGAGAATCTCTGTATGGATCAAAATAATCGTACGAACAACGGTGCCGGATCGGGGGGAAGCGGGAACGGTGGTGGCTCGGCGAGCAACGCACCCATGCAACCAGTAGCTACACCGACTAGACCAACAAGACCGTCCAAGACAATGCAGCCGGCTCGTTGCAAGCCaggaaaaaatcaaaaaaactGCCAGCACCCCCCGGGGGAAAGGGCGAGGGATTGCATGTGCAGATGCAGGGCACCTCTCGTTCCTCTGGGGGTGGGAACAACGGGCACGGTGATACCCGGCCAGATAAGCGGAAGCAACAGCGGGGGAGCTGGACTGGCCGGCATGGCCGCAAGTGGAGTCATTCCGGCGCCACCTCAGGCGGACAACGTTCGGAACATCATTCAGGATATTGCAGGGGTACCGGATTGCGCCCTACCGTGTCACGGGGCGTTTCTCACCCCCGAAGAGCGAGGGTTCGCGGCCGTGTGGCTGTGCCTGTGGAGCGGCCTATGCGCCGCAAGCACTCTCACGACCGTCACCACGTTTCTGATCGACACCCAGCGCTTCAAGTATCCTGAGAGACCGATAGTCTTCCTCTCGGCGTGTTACTTCGTCGTGTCGCTCGGTTATCTCTCGAAGAACGTGATAGGACACGAGGAGATAGCCTGCGACGGGCCAGCGCTGAGATCGGGAGCACAGGGACCGGGGGCTTGCGTGACCGTCTTCCTAATGATCTATTTCTTCGGCATGGCGTCCTCGGTTTGGTGGGTCATACTGGCGTTCACGTGGTTCCTCGCGGCCGGTCTGAAATGGGGGAACGAGGCGATAGCCTCTTACTCCCAATACTTCCATCTGGCGGCATGGTTAGCGCCGACGGTACAAACGGTCTGGGCGTACATGGCAGGTGGAGTAGCGGGGGATCCGGTGGCCGGAGTATGCACGGTGGCCCCGGAAGGCGTGAGCACGTTCATTCTGGCGCCGCTCTTCGTTTACCTCTTACTGGGAACGAGCTTCCTTTTGGCCGGCTTCGTCAGTCTCTTCAGAATTCGGTCGGTGATAAAACGACAGCCCGGAGCGAAAGCGGACAAGTTGGAGAAACTGATGATACGGATAGGCGTGTTCAGCGTTCTGTATACTCTTCCAGCCGGCGCGGTTCTAACCTGTCACATCTACGAGTCCGTACTACGCGACGAGTGGCTCAGCTCCCTGGCCTGTCCATGTCGGTCTCGAGCAAGGCCCCTCTACTCCGTCCTCATGCTAAAGTACTTCATGGCCCTCGCGGTCGGCATAACGTCGGGCGTATGGATCTGGAGCGGCAAAACTCTCGACAGTTGGCGGCGTCTATGGAGGCGTCTCTTCGGAGGCGGGAGTGGCGCAGGCGTTCACGGAGGCGGTGGCGCCGGTATGGTAGCCGGCGTGACAG
- the LOC122634239 gene encoding frizzled-2-like isoform X3: protein MNRRSKPMRPLRRTKLLPSRTMTLLLSMLLMAFTLPVARLESAIGSVSNGGGSLSGGGSSSSSSAVSSSGSSSSSSSSSIGVVSGGSSVSGGIPGGVGNSVIGGSGSGGNSGGGVGGGGGGGGGGGGGGGGGGGHSGLGSSSSGNSGNGNGRCEEITIPMCRGIGYNLTAMPNELNHDTQDEAGLEVHQFWPLVEIKCSPDLKFFLCSMYTPICLPEYTKPLPACKSVCERARAGCAPLMQQYGFSWPERMACERLPNYGDPENLCMDQNNRTNNGAGSGGSGNGGGSASNAPMQPVATPTRPTRPSKTMQPARCKPGKNQKNCQHPPGERARDCMCRCRAPLVPLGVGTTGTVIPGQISGSNSGGAGLAGMAASGVIPAPPQADNVRNIIQDIAGVPDCALPCHGAFLTPEERGFAAVWLCLWSGLCAASTLTTVTTFLIDTQRFKYPERPIVFLSACYFVVSLGYLSKNVIGHEEIACDGPALRSGAQGPGACVTVFLMIYFFGMASSVWWVILAFTWFLAAGLKWGNEAIASYSQYFHLAAWLAPTVQTVWAYMAGGVAGDPVAGVCTVAPEGVSTFILAPLFVYLLLGTSFLLAGFVSLFRIRSVIKRQPGAKADKLEKLMIRIGVFSVLYTLPAGAVLTCHIYESVLRDEWLSSLACPCRSRARPLYSVLMLKYFMALAVGITSGVWIWSGKTLDSWRRLWRRLFGGGSGAGVHGGGGAGMVAGVTGVSGGIGSASMKGVVGRVAMPYPAAPGPGSALLPPGSVASASQHHLHHHVLKQPPLSHV from the coding sequence ATGAATCGAAGGTCGAAACCGATGAGACCACTTCGACGGACGAAGTTGTTACCAAGCCGGACAATGACGCTCCTCTTATCGATGTTGCTAATGGCGTTTACGCTACCAGTCGCACGTTTAGAATCAGCGATTGGTTCGGTGAGCAACGGCGGGGGTTCGTTATCGGGTGGTggttcgtcgtcttcgtcatcGGCAGTATCTTCTTCGGGAtcttcctcgtcctcgtcgtcctcgtcgatcGGGGTAGTTTCCGGAGGGAGTTCGGTATCCGGAGGTATACCTGGCGGTGTTGGGAACAGCGTGATCGGTGGAAGTGGGAGTGGTGGGAATAGCGGTGGTGGTGTTGGCGGGGGTGGTgggggtggtggtggcggtggcggagGCGGCGGTGGGGGTGGTGGTCATTCCGGACTTGGAAGCAGTAGTAGCGGAAATTCGGGGAACGGAAATGGCCGATGCGAGGAGATCACCATACCGATGTGCCGTGGTATCGGTTACAACTTAACGGCCATGCCAAACGAGCTGAATCACGACACCCAAGACGAAGCTGGCTTGGAGGTTCATCAATTTTGGCCTTTAGTCGAGATCAAGTGTTCCCCGGATTTAAAGTTCTTCCTTTGCTCGATGTATACGCCGATATGCTTGCCCGAGTATACCAAACCTCTGCCAGCATGCAAGAGCGTTTGCGAAAGGGCTCGCGCCGGTTGCGCGCCTCTGATGCAACAGTACGGCTTTTCTTGGCCGGAAAGAATGGCCTGCGAGAGGTTACCGAATTATGGCGACCCGGAGAATCTCTGTATGGATCAAAATAATCGTACGAACAACGGTGCCGGATCGGGGGGAAGCGGGAACGGTGGTGGCTCGGCGAGCAACGCACCCATGCAACCAGTAGCTACACCGACTAGACCAACAAGACCGTCCAAGACAATGCAGCCGGCTCGTTGCAAGCCaggaaaaaatcaaaaaaactGCCAGCACCCCCCGGGGGAAAGGGCGAGGGATTGCATGTGCAGATGCAGGGCACCTCTCGTTCCTCTGGGGGTGGGAACAACGGGCACGGTGATACCCGGCCAGATAAGCGGAAGCAACAGCGGGGGAGCTGGACTGGCCGGCATGGCCGCAAGTGGAGTCATTCCGGCGCCACCTCAGGCGGACAACGTTCGGAACATCATTCAGGATATTGCAGGGGTACCGGATTGCGCCCTACCGTGTCACGGGGCGTTTCTCACCCCCGAAGAGCGAGGGTTCGCGGCCGTGTGGCTGTGCCTGTGGAGCGGCCTATGCGCCGCAAGCACTCTCACGACCGTCACCACGTTTCTGATCGACACCCAGCGCTTCAAGTATCCTGAGAGACCGATAGTCTTCCTCTCGGCGTGTTACTTCGTCGTGTCGCTCGGTTATCTCTCGAAGAACGTGATAGGACACGAGGAGATAGCCTGCGACGGGCCAGCGCTGAGATCGGGAGCACAGGGACCGGGGGCTTGCGTGACCGTCTTCCTAATGATCTATTTCTTCGGCATGGCGTCCTCGGTTTGGTGGGTCATACTGGCGTTCACGTGGTTCCTCGCGGCCGGTCTGAAATGGGGGAACGAGGCGATAGCCTCTTACTCCCAATACTTCCATCTGGCGGCATGGTTAGCGCCGACGGTACAAACGGTCTGGGCGTACATGGCAGGTGGAGTAGCGGGGGATCCGGTGGCCGGAGTATGCACGGTGGCCCCGGAAGGCGTGAGCACGTTCATTCTGGCGCCGCTCTTCGTTTACCTCTTACTGGGAACGAGCTTCCTTTTGGCCGGCTTCGTCAGTCTCTTCAGAATTCGGTCGGTGATAAAACGACAGCCCGGAGCGAAAGCGGACAAGTTGGAGAAACTGATGATACGGATAGGCGTGTTCAGCGTTCTGTATACTCTTCCAGCCGGCGCGGTTCTAACCTGTCACATCTACGAGTCCGTACTACGCGACGAGTGGCTCAGCTCCCTGGCCTGTCCATGTCGGTCTCGAGCAAGGCCCCTCTACTCCGTCCTCATGCTAAAGTACTTCATGGCCCTCGCGGTCGGCATAACGTCGGGCGTATGGATCTGGAGCGGCAAAACTCTCGACAGTTGGCGGCGTCTATGGAGGCGTCTCTTCGGAGGCGGGAGTGGCGCAGGCGTTCACGGAGGCGGTGGCGCCGGTATGGTAGCCGGCGTGACAG